In Mesorhizobium sp., one DNA window encodes the following:
- a CDS encoding LutB/LldF family L-lactate oxidation iron-sulfur protein: MQITSPTFKANSRAALANAQLQKALGNVRSGFIDKRLKAVAGLPEFERLRDSARAIKDHALAHLDLYLEAYEAKVMEAGGKVHWCQSAEDARQTILDICRSVDARVVTKGKSMITEEIALNDFFEKNGIAPVETDLGEYIIQLRGEHPSHIIAPAVHLNRDQVEEDFRRAHDHLAPGRDLTEPEALLNEARRVLRSRYFEADVGITGANFLVAETGSSIIVTNEGNGDLTQILPKIHIVVASIEKIVPTLDDAAQILRLLARSATGQDMSVYTTVSTGPRRPGDPDGPEEYHVVLLDNGRSAMLGTEFQDMLRCIRCGACMNHCPVYHAVGGHAYGWVYPGPMGAVLTPSLIGVDQGGHLPNASTFCGRCESVCPMKIPLPKMMRHWREREFERGLNPAAARYGLKAWAFFARRPRLYRFAAALGIPAVTMFSFGKGRFSWLPFAGGWTRHRELPAPEGRTFMQQLRERDAVTKQAAR, from the coding sequence ATGCAGATCACCTCCCCCACCTTCAAGGCCAATTCGCGCGCCGCCCTCGCCAACGCACAACTGCAGAAGGCGCTGGGCAATGTCCGCTCCGGCTTCATCGACAAGCGGCTGAAGGCGGTCGCCGGCCTGCCGGAGTTCGAGCGGCTGCGCGACAGCGCCAGGGCGATCAAGGACCATGCGCTGGCGCATCTCGACCTCTATCTTGAAGCCTACGAGGCAAAGGTGATGGAAGCCGGCGGCAAGGTCCACTGGTGTCAGAGCGCGGAAGATGCGCGCCAGACGATCCTCGACATCTGCCGCAGCGTCGACGCCCGCGTCGTGACCAAGGGCAAATCGATGATCACCGAGGAGATCGCGCTCAACGATTTCTTCGAGAAGAACGGCATCGCTCCGGTGGAGACCGACCTCGGCGAATACATCATCCAGCTGCGCGGCGAGCATCCGAGCCATATCATTGCGCCGGCCGTGCACCTCAACAGGGACCAGGTGGAGGAGGATTTCCGCCGGGCGCACGACCATCTGGCGCCGGGCCGCGACCTGACCGAGCCGGAGGCACTGTTGAACGAGGCACGGCGCGTGCTGCGCTCGCGCTATTTCGAAGCCGATGTCGGCATCACAGGCGCGAATTTCCTCGTGGCCGAGACCGGTTCCTCGATCATCGTCACCAATGAGGGCAATGGCGACCTGACGCAGATCCTGCCCAAGATCCATATCGTCGTCGCCTCGATCGAAAAGATCGTGCCGACGCTGGACGACGCGGCGCAGATCCTGCGCCTGCTGGCGCGTTCCGCGACCGGACAGGACATGAGCGTCTACACCACGGTGTCGACCGGTCCGCGCCGGCCGGGCGACCCGGACGGTCCGGAGGAATACCACGTCGTCCTGCTCGACAACGGCCGCTCGGCGATGCTGGGCACCGAGTTCCAGGACATGCTGCGCTGCATCCGCTGCGGTGCCTGCATGAACCACTGCCCAGTCTATCACGCGGTCGGCGGACACGCCTATGGATGGGTCTATCCCGGGCCGATGGGCGCGGTGCTGACGCCGTCGCTGATCGGTGTCGACCAGGGCGGCCACCTGCCCAACGCATCCACCTTCTGCGGCCGCTGCGAGAGCGTATGCCCGATGAAGATCCCGCTGCCGAAGATGATGCGCCACTGGCGCGAGCGCGAGTTCGAACGCGGCCTGAACCCGGCGGCCGCGCGCTACGGGCTGAAAGCGTGGGCATTCTTTGCCAGGCGGCCGAGGCTCTATCGCTTCGCCGCTGCGCTGGGGATACCGGCGGTGACGATGTTCTCGTTCGGCAAGGGACGGTTTTCGTGGCTGCCCTTCGCCGGAGGCTGGACGAGGCATCGGGAACTGCCGGCGCCCGAGGGACGAACGTTCATGCAACAATTGCGCGAGCGCGACGCGGTGACGAAGCAGGCGGCACGATGA
- a CDS encoding lactate utilization protein: protein MSGRQAILSKVRASLAEAGDDAARRAVVEARLAKPPKGVIPARGKLPDDARVDLFETLATKFAATVQRVRSHDDVPKAVSAYLRAKNLPAAVRVGADRRLAAMPWDRQKALEVRSGASDGDDEAGVSHAFGGIAETGTLVMVSGKDNPSTINFLPEHHIVVVEAADIDGDMESVLARVRKKFGRGKMPRTLNFITGPSRSGDIEQKIILGAHGPRALHIILVDG from the coding sequence ATGAGCGGGCGGCAAGCCATTCTTTCCAAGGTGCGGGCTTCGCTGGCCGAGGCGGGCGACGACGCCGCGCGGCGCGCTGTTGTCGAGGCGCGGCTGGCGAAACCGCCGAAAGGTGTGATCCCGGCGCGGGGGAAGCTTCCCGACGACGCGCGCGTCGACCTGTTCGAGACTCTTGCGACCAAGTTCGCCGCGACAGTACAGCGCGTGCGCTCGCACGACGACGTGCCGAAGGCGGTTTCGGCCTATCTCAGGGCGAAAAACCTGCCCGCGGCCGTGCGCGTCGGGGCCGACCGGCGGCTGGCGGCGATGCCATGGGATCGGCAGAAGGCCCTGGAGGTCCGCTCCGGAGCATCCGACGGCGACGACGAGGCGGGCGTCAGCCATGCGTTCGGCGGCATCGCCGAGACCGGCACGCTGGTGATGGTTTCGGGCAAGGACAACCCGTCCACCATCAACTTCCTTCCCGAACACCACATCGTGGTGGTGGAGGCAGCGGATATCGACGGCGACATGGAGAGCGTGCTCGCCAGGGTGCGGAAAAAATTCGGGCGCGGAAAGATGCCGCGCACGTTGAACTTCATCACCGGTCCGTCGCGCTCCGGCGACATCGAGCAGAAGATCATCCTGGGCGCGCACGGACCCAGAGCGCTGCACATCATCCTGGTCGATGGCTGA
- a CDS encoding metallophosphoesterase produces MAEPAGAQGVHLLDAAGPEGLRIYAIGDVHGRLDLLRAMHEAIRDEIETVRPADWRIVHIGDYIDRGPDSKGVIDFLIEALRRDARYIALAGNHDAGLLEFLAEPSPQTLFAGHGGRQTALSYGVDADFTSQALAQDVAAKLRAAIPREHIDFLAELRRSATFGDFFFCHAGVRPGVPLAHQDPQDLIWIRKPFLDSPLLHEKVIVHGHTPANEPEIMPNRVNLDTAAFTTGVLSALSIEGTRKRILQMSAEGQRDAWTTP; encoded by the coding sequence ATGGCTGAACCGGCGGGAGCGCAAGGTGTCCACCTGCTGGATGCGGCCGGACCCGAAGGCCTGCGCATCTATGCCATCGGCGACGTGCATGGGCGGCTCGATCTGTTGCGTGCTATGCACGAGGCGATCCGGGACGAGATCGAGACGGTGCGTCCCGCAGACTGGCGCATCGTTCATATCGGCGACTACATCGACCGGGGGCCGGATTCGAAAGGCGTCATCGATTTCCTGATCGAGGCACTCCGTCGGGACGCCAGATACATCGCGCTCGCCGGCAATCACGACGCGGGGCTGCTGGAGTTTCTCGCCGAGCCGAGCCCGCAAACCCTGTTCGCCGGGCATGGCGGCCGACAGACCGCGCTGTCCTACGGCGTCGACGCCGATTTCACCTCGCAGGCGCTGGCGCAAGACGTGGCGGCGAAACTCAGGGCGGCGATACCGCGCGAACACATCGACTTCCTGGCCGAGCTGCGGCGCAGCGCAACCTTCGGCGACTTCTTCTTCTGTCATGCGGGCGTGAGGCCGGGCGTCCCGCTGGCGCATCAGGATCCGCAAGACCTGATCTGGATCCGCAAACCGTTCCTCGACTCGCCGCTTTTGCATGAAAAGGTCATCGTCCACGGCCACACGCCGGCGAACGAGCCCGAGATCATGCCGAACAGGGTGAACCTGGACACGGCCGCATTCACGACCGGGGTGCTGAGTGCTCTATCGATCGAGGGAACGCGAAAGCGGATCCTGCAGATGAGCGCCGAGGGTCAGCGCGACGCCTGGACGACGCCATAG
- a CDS encoding DUF937 domain-containing protein: MQPLYDMMAQNGRAVELMARQFNLSQQQAALAMEALMPAFSQGLKRNTSDPYGVSSFLQALASGQHAKYYDDAANAFSPAGMSEGNGILGHLFGSKELSRAVAAQAAQVTGIQQEILKQMLPAMASMLMGGLFRQTTAPQQAQAGGFGASGNILGEIIDQMMKQGGGMAGQPQPRQAPQPNPMDPFDNPFGKILKDMMSGGAQPAPRQERQPRQTDPMTDNPLGRIFEEMMRGGQRRQEPEPQPRTNPSGRPRNPYDDLFGEMFESGSKQRDEYQKSMESIFDQYLKGMERYR, from the coding sequence ATGCAACCGCTCTATGACATGATGGCGCAGAACGGGCGCGCGGTGGAACTCATGGCGCGCCAGTTCAACCTGTCTCAGCAGCAGGCCGCGCTTGCCATGGAAGCGCTGATGCCCGCCTTCAGCCAGGGGCTGAAGCGCAACACGTCGGATCCCTACGGCGTGTCGAGCTTCCTCCAGGCGCTGGCGAGCGGCCAGCACGCGAAATACTACGACGATGCGGCGAATGCGTTCTCTCCGGCCGGCATGTCGGAGGGAAACGGCATCCTTGGCCACCTGTTCGGCTCGAAGGAACTGTCGCGCGCGGTCGCGGCGCAGGCGGCGCAGGTAACCGGCATCCAGCAGGAGATCCTGAAGCAGATGCTGCCGGCGATGGCCTCCATGCTGATGGGCGGCCTGTTCCGGCAGACAACGGCGCCCCAGCAGGCGCAGGCCGGCGGCTTTGGGGCCAGCGGCAACATCCTCGGCGAGATCATCGACCAGATGATGAAGCAGGGCGGCGGCATGGCGGGACAGCCGCAGCCGCGCCAGGCGCCTCAACCCAATCCGATGGATCCGTTCGACAACCCGTTCGGCAAGATCCTGAAGGACATGATGAGCGGCGGGGCGCAACCGGCGCCGCGCCAGGAGCGTCAACCGCGCCAGACGGACCCGATGACCGACAATCCGCTCGGCCGCATCTTCGAAGAAATGATGCGCGGCGGCCAGCGCCGTCAGGAACCGGAGCCGCAGCCGCGAACCAATCCGAGCGGCCGTCCGCGCAATCCCTATGACGACCTGTTCGGCGAGATGTTCGAGAGCGGCTCCAAGCAGCGCGACGAATACCAGAAGAGCATGGAGTCGATCTTCGACCAGTATCTGAAGGGCATGGAACGCTACCGCTAG
- a CDS encoding SRPBCC domain-containing protein: MTEKPSLTLRRRFAAVPQLVYRAWTDPTMILMWWGPTGAKTLSAETDPRPGGRYHIVFTTPDGEVHDVSGEYREAEEFTVLSFGWMWRTLPDRASFVRLTFVDDGKGGTDFTMHHSQFFDEAARDRHIWGWTGALDKLEALMARPDIDNVNL, encoded by the coding sequence ATGACCGAGAAGCCGAGCCTGACGCTGCGCCGCCGTTTCGCGGCCGTGCCGCAACTGGTCTATCGCGCCTGGACCGATCCGACGATGATCCTCATGTGGTGGGGGCCGACCGGCGCGAAGACGTTGTCTGCGGAAACCGACCCGCGTCCCGGCGGCCGCTACCACATCGTCTTCACCACGCCCGACGGCGAGGTGCACGACGTCAGCGGCGAATACCGCGAGGCGGAGGAGTTCACCGTCCTGTCCTTCGGCTGGATGTGGCGGACGCTTCCCGACCGCGCCTCGTTCGTCAGGCTCACTTTCGTCGACGACGGCAAGGGCGGCACGGACTTCACCATGCATCACAGCCAGTTCTTCGACGAAGCCGCGCGCGACCGGCACATCTGGGGCTGGACCGGCGCGCTCGACAAGCTCGAGGCGTTGATGGCGCGCCCCGACATCGACAATGTCAATTTATGA
- a CDS encoding glutamate--cysteine ligase has translation MARDTTDSSPIEGIDELVGYLAAGNKPREKWRIGTEHEKFPFYVDGNAPVPYAGPRGIKALLDGMKGMLGWEPIIDAGNIIGLVEPTGQGAISLEPGGQFELSGAPLESIHQTCREGNAHLAQLREIAEPLGIRFLGLGGSPKWTLAETPKMPKSRYEIMTRYMPKVGTKGLDMMYRTCTIQVNLDFESEADMRRKMQVSLKLQPLATALFANSPFTDGRPNGLQSWRGDIWRDTDNQRSGLLPFCFSPDFGFADYVEWALDVPMYFVIREGRYIDMTHMTFRDFMAGRARGEVPDGMPTMGDWANHLSTLFPDVRLKRFLEMRGADGGPWRRICALPALWVGLLYDPQALDAAEDLTRDWTFEEVRAMRDAVPEQALKTVFRNRSLLEVAREVLAISRQGLRNRARRNRDGYDETSFLSTLDEVVARGTTSAEEMLSAYHTRWGGSIEPVFLENAY, from the coding sequence ATGGCGCGCGACACGACGGATTCGAGCCCGATCGAGGGCATTGATGAGCTCGTCGGTTATCTTGCCGCCGGCAACAAGCCCCGCGAAAAGTGGCGCATCGGCACCGAGCACGAGAAATTTCCCTTCTACGTCGACGGCAATGCGCCCGTGCCTTACGCGGGTCCGCGCGGCATCAAGGCGCTGCTCGACGGCATGAAGGGGATGCTCGGCTGGGAGCCGATCATCGACGCCGGCAACATCATCGGCCTCGTCGAACCGACCGGCCAGGGCGCCATTTCGCTGGAACCCGGCGGGCAGTTCGAGCTCTCCGGCGCGCCGCTGGAATCGATCCACCAGACCTGTCGCGAGGGCAACGCGCATCTGGCGCAGCTGCGCGAGATCGCCGAACCGCTCGGCATCCGCTTCCTCGGTCTCGGCGGCAGCCCGAAATGGACGCTTGCCGAGACGCCGAAAATGCCCAAGTCGCGCTACGAGATCATGACGCGCTACATGCCGAAGGTCGGCACCAAGGGCCTCGACATGATGTACCGCACCTGCACGATCCAGGTGAACCTCGATTTCGAGAGCGAGGCGGACATGCGGCGCAAGATGCAGGTGTCGCTCAAGCTCCAGCCGTTGGCGACCGCGCTGTTCGCCAACTCGCCCTTCACAGACGGGCGCCCGAACGGGCTGCAGAGCTGGCGCGGCGACATCTGGCGCGACACCGACAACCAGCGCTCCGGCCTGCTTCCCTTCTGTTTCTCCCCCGATTTCGGCTTTGCCGACTATGTCGAATGGGCGCTGGACGTGCCGATGTATTTCGTCATCCGCGAGGGCCGCTACATCGATATGACGCACATGACCTTCCGCGACTTCATGGCCGGCAGGGCGCGTGGCGAGGTGCCGGACGGCATGCCGACCATGGGCGACTGGGCGAACCATCTGTCGACGCTGTTCCCCGATGTCAGGCTGAAGCGCTTCCTGGAAATGCGCGGCGCCGACGGCGGACCATGGCGGCGCATCTGCGCCCTGCCGGCCCTCTGGGTCGGCTTGCTCTACGACCCTCAAGCGCTGGACGCCGCCGAGGATCTCACCCGCGACTGGACCTTCGAGGAGGTGCGCGCAATGCGCGACGCGGTGCCGGAACAGGCGCTGAAGACGGTATTCCGCAACCGGTCGCTGCTGGAGGTGGCCCGCGAGGTGCTGGCGATCTCGCGGCAGGGCTTGAGGAATCGGGCTCGCCGAAACCGCGACGGCTATGACGAGACGAGCTTCCTGTCGACGCTGGACGAGGTGGTCGCACGCGGCACCACGAGCGCGGAAGAGATGCTTTCCGCCTACCACACGCGCTGGGGCGGCTCGATCGAGCCGGTGTTTCTGGAAAATGCCTACTGA
- a CDS encoding type II toxin-antitoxin system RelE/ParE family toxin gives MAAYIATESGSADVARKAVDRIRERCRKMAALPGTLGRSRPELGDGIRSFVSGSYVVLFRYGGGTLEIVNIVEGHRDIESSFEEPKDPE, from the coding sequence ATGGCTGCCTATATTGCGACCGAGAGCGGTAGCGCGGATGTCGCGCGGAAAGCCGTTGACCGAATCCGTGAACGCTGCCGGAAGATGGCGGCATTGCCGGGCACCCTGGGCAGATCACGCCCTGAGCTTGGAGATGGCATTCGAAGTTTTGTCAGTGGTTCCTACGTCGTACTGTTTCGCTACGGCGGTGGCACTCTTGAGATCGTGAACATCGTCGAAGGCCACAGGGACATCGAATCCTCATTCGAAGAGCCCAAAGACCCGGAGTAG
- a CDS encoding type II toxin-antitoxin system ParD family antitoxin, which produces MNVSVGAKWEAFVAQAVESVRYGSASEIVREGLRLVEEREAKLAALREMIDASIAEGGDYSDEDIGRELEEQFELLKKQGY; this is translated from the coding sequence ATGAACGTGTCAGTCGGGGCTAAATGGGAAGCCTTCGTCGCGCAGGCCGTCGAGTCGGTCCGCTACGGTTCCGCCAGCGAGATCGTCCGCGAGGGGTTGAGACTGGTCGAGGAGCGCGAGGCGAAACTCGCGGCACTGCGGGAGATGATTGACGCCTCGATTGCTGAAGGCGGCGACTACTCTGACGAAGACATCGGTCGGGAACTCGAAGAGCAATTCGAGCTGCTGAAGAAGCAAGGCTACTAG
- a CDS encoding type 1 glutamine amidotransferase, whose product MKVLVVENYDNTGLGQMATALDEAGAEITVVRAHLGDELPSAHDGHDAIIVLGGGQNALADEEYPYLPALASLMRSFADSGKSALGVCLGSQILARAYGAENLIGAAPEFGWQTVALTPEGRDDPVLSAVPESFPIFQWHDDTFTLPRGATRLAGNDAAHNQAFRIGRAGYAIQFHFEADRKLVGEWHQAFPEAIAAKRAGWLDIYPAEAEAHGPAADAAGLAIARAWVATILR is encoded by the coding sequence ATGAAAGTGCTCGTCGTCGAGAACTACGACAATACCGGTCTCGGCCAGATGGCGACGGCGCTGGACGAGGCCGGCGCGGAGATCACGGTGGTGCGCGCCCATCTCGGCGACGAACTGCCGTCGGCGCACGATGGCCACGACGCGATCATCGTGCTGGGCGGCGGCCAGAACGCGCTCGCCGACGAGGAGTATCCCTATCTGCCGGCTCTGGCCTCCCTGATGCGGTCCTTCGCCGATTCCGGAAAATCCGCGCTCGGCGTCTGCCTCGGCAGCCAGATCCTCGCCCGCGCCTACGGCGCGGAAAACCTCATCGGGGCGGCGCCCGAGTTTGGCTGGCAGACCGTGGCGCTGACGCCGGAGGGCCGCGACGACCCGGTGCTGTCCGCCGTGCCGGAGAGCTTCCCGATCTTCCAGTGGCACGACGACACCTTCACTTTGCCGCGTGGTGCCACCCGTCTGGCCGGCAACGACGCCGCGCACAATCAGGCGTTCCGTATCGGCCGTGCCGGCTACGCCATCCAGTTCCATTTCGAGGCGGACCGGAAACTCGTCGGCGAATGGCATCAGGCCTTTCCCGAAGCGATTGCCGCAAAGCGCGCCGGCTGGCTGGACATCTATCCCGCCGAAGCGGAAGCGCACGGCCCCGCCGCCGACGCCGCAGGCCTTGCCATCGCCCGCGCCTGGGTCGCCACGATCCTCCGCTGA
- a CDS encoding LysR substrate-binding domain-containing protein codes for MNAPLDLDQLQTFIAISDTGSFTKAADAIFRTQSAVSMQMRRLEERIGKPLFEKDGRTNKLTEEGERLLAYARRLLKLSRETLAAFDESQLEGQVRIGTPDDYADRFLPEIMGRFARSNPRIEMSVICEPTLNLAELVRRGQLDLALVTQCDDVNVTEIVRREPLLWVTSANHSIHEEPIVPLAVGRPTCQWRRAATEVLQSSGREHRVLFTSWSATVIIASVLSGLAVSVLPECALRPGMRVLGEADGFAPLPDCRIGILRGHTGQRELIDAVARHITESLDNITAVAADEHAFDFAALNGARSKRLRPGQVMPGW; via the coding sequence ATGAACGCTCCGCTCGACCTCGACCAGCTGCAGACCTTCATCGCGATTTCCGACACGGGCAGCTTCACCAAGGCCGCCGACGCGATCTTCCGCACCCAGTCGGCCGTCTCCATGCAGATGCGCCGGCTCGAGGAGAGGATTGGCAAGCCGCTGTTCGAGAAGGACGGGCGCACGAACAAATTGACCGAGGAAGGCGAAAGGCTGCTCGCCTATGCGCGCCGGCTGTTGAAGTTGAGTCGCGAGACGTTGGCCGCCTTCGATGAATCCCAGCTCGAAGGCCAGGTGCGGATCGGAACTCCGGACGACTATGCCGACCGCTTCCTGCCGGAAATCATGGGCCGCTTCGCGCGCTCAAATCCGCGCATCGAGATGTCGGTGATCTGCGAGCCAACGCTCAACCTGGCTGAACTGGTTCGTCGCGGCCAGCTCGACCTCGCGCTGGTGACCCAATGCGATGACGTCAACGTCACTGAAATTGTCCGGCGCGAGCCGCTGCTCTGGGTCACCTCGGCAAACCATTCGATCCACGAGGAACCGATCGTTCCGCTGGCGGTGGGACGCCCGACTTGCCAGTGGCGGCGTGCCGCAACTGAAGTGCTGCAGAGCTCGGGTCGCGAGCATCGTGTGCTGTTCACGTCTTGGTCCGCGACCGTCATCATCGCCAGCGTGCTGTCGGGGCTCGCCGTGTCTGTGTTGCCGGAATGCGCGCTCAGGCCTGGCATGCGCGTGCTGGGCGAAGCGGACGGGTTCGCTCCCCTGCCCGACTGCCGGATTGGCATCCTGCGCGGCCACACCGGCCAGCGCGAATTGATCGACGCGGTGGCGCGTCACATCACCGAGAGCCTCGACAACATCACGGCAGTGGCTGCGGACGAGCATGCATTTGACTTCGCCGCGCTCAATGGCGCGCGCAGCAAACGGCTGAGGCCGGGGCAGGTCATGCCGGGGTGGTAA
- a CDS encoding DUF1127 domain-containing protein, whose protein sequence is MTTLDRTPFPLTGTTRPAVAVRVVNAVVRILRAWKNRREIYHLGAKSDCELADIGLTRGDLHVAWCEPFGVDPTTTLGALAEARSIQAMRDATERAARQVC, encoded by the coding sequence ATGACGACGCTTGACCGCACCCCGTTCCCGCTGACCGGCACCACGCGCCCGGCCGTGGCGGTGCGCGTCGTCAACGCCGTCGTCCGCATATTGCGCGCCTGGAAAAATCGCCGCGAGATCTATCATCTCGGTGCGAAGTCCGACTGTGAGCTCGCCGATATCGGGCTGACCCGCGGCGACCTTCACGTTGCATGGTGCGAACCGTTCGGAGTCGATCCGACCACGACGCTCGGCGCGCTGGCTGAGGCGCGCAGCATCCAGGCGATGCGCGACGCCACCGAGCGCGCCGCGCGGCAGGTTTGCTGA
- a CDS encoding sensor domain-containing diguanylate cyclase, whose amino-acid sequence MPILRPTDRNPIHRKLDRETARARPVYATQPTNAAAATELATLYAALDNIENGVILLDRELRAQYANPALHAMFNSPAEFVHGKPLFAEMLEHARRTRAYAVSPDELRKYVSERLAWVVAGDQPPVDQRLSSGRVIRCQCAVLPAGGRMLTYSDITDIVHHAEELERLATTDGMTGIYNRRHFMTLADIEWGRSRRYRRPLSFLMIDIDFFKSINDRFGHETGDQMIVHLTKVATACKRDSDVLARIGGEEFGLLLPETDLAQSLLVAERLRREVAENPLVAETDRISTTISIGAASRDDAMTGISDLMKVADRALYEAKNGGRNRVVCATGAGNAVHNPGGSSAPAVAR is encoded by the coding sequence ATGCCAATATTGCGGCCGACCGACCGGAACCCGATACACAGGAAGCTCGACCGCGAGACCGCGCGCGCCCGGCCCGTTTACGCCACGCAACCCACAAATGCTGCTGCCGCCACCGAACTTGCCACCCTCTACGCCGCACTCGACAATATCGAGAACGGCGTCATCCTCCTGGACCGTGAGTTGCGCGCGCAATATGCCAACCCCGCGCTGCACGCCATGTTCAACTCTCCCGCGGAGTTCGTCCACGGCAAGCCGCTCTTCGCCGAAATGCTGGAACATGCGCGGCGAACCAGGGCCTATGCGGTCTCGCCCGACGAACTGAGGAAATACGTGTCCGAGCGGCTCGCATGGGTCGTCGCGGGAGACCAGCCTCCCGTCGATCAGCGCCTGAGCAGCGGACGGGTCATTCGCTGCCAGTGCGCCGTGCTTCCCGCAGGCGGACGGATGCTGACCTACAGCGACATCACCGACATCGTCCACCATGCCGAGGAGCTCGAGCGGCTTGCGACGACGGACGGAATGACCGGCATCTACAACCGGCGCCATTTCATGACGCTTGCGGATATCGAATGGGGCAGGTCGCGGCGCTACCGGCGGCCGTTGTCGTTCCTGATGATCGACATCGACTTCTTCAAATCGATCAACGATCGCTTCGGCCACGAAACAGGCGATCAGATGATCGTCCATCTCACGAAGGTCGCGACCGCCTGCAAGCGCGATTCGGATGTGCTCGCCCGCATAGGCGGGGAAGAGTTCGGCCTTCTGCTGCCGGAGACCGACCTGGCACAATCGCTATTGGTTGCGGAACGCCTGCGCCGCGAGGTTGCCGAGAATCCGCTTGTCGCCGAAACTGACCGGATATCGACAACGATCAGCATCGGCGCGGCGTCGCGCGACGACGCGATGACTGGAATCTCCGATCTGATGAAAGTGGCCGACCGCGCGCTGTATGAGGCGAAGAACGGCGGGCGCAATCGGGTGGTCTGCGCCACCGGTGCCGGCAATGCCGTTCACAACCCCGGCGGCTCTTCGGCCCCTGCCGTCGCGCGCTAG
- a CDS encoding 16S rRNA (uracil(1498)-N(3))-methyltransferase — MRANYRMQRLFVPQAMQANGEIEPDPQQAHYLLNVLRMHSGTQLLVFNGIDGEWLASVVEVSRKKVRLALMTQVRPQPAPSDLVYCFAPLKQGRLDYMVQKAVEMGAGALQPVLTQHTQMSNIGIDRIRANVVEAAEQCGILAMPEVRDVVKLDRLIWEWEPGRRLIFCDEGAETNNPVPALRTIPEDKLGLLIGPEGGFSEEERQQLRALPYVTSIPLGPRILRADTAAVAAMAVIQATIGDWR; from the coding sequence ATGCGAGCGAATTACAGGATGCAGCGGCTGTTCGTGCCGCAGGCGATGCAGGCGAACGGCGAGATCGAGCCCGATCCGCAGCAGGCGCACTATCTCCTCAACGTCCTGCGCATGCATTCCGGCACGCAGCTTCTCGTCTTCAACGGCATCGACGGCGAATGGCTGGCGAGCGTGGTCGAGGTCTCGCGCAAGAAGGTGCGGCTAGCGCTGATGACGCAGGTCAGGCCGCAGCCCGCGCCCTCCGACCTCGTCTACTGTTTCGCGCCGCTGAAGCAGGGGCGGCTCGACTACATGGTGCAGAAGGCGGTCGAGATGGGCGCCGGCGCGCTGCAGCCCGTGCTGACCCAGCACACGCAGATGTCGAACATCGGCATCGACCGCATCCGCGCCAACGTGGTCGAGGCGGCCGAGCAGTGCGGTATCCTGGCGATGCCTGAAGTTCGCGACGTGGTGAAGCTCGACCGCCTGATCTGGGAATGGGAACCCGGCCGGCGGCTGATCTTCTGCGACGAGGGAGCGGAAACCAACAATCCGGTGCCTGCTTTGAGAACCATACCGGAAGACAAGCTCGGCCTGCTGATCGGGCCGGAGGGCGGCTTTTCCGAGGAGGAGCGCCAGCAATTGCGTGCCCTGCCCTATGTCACCTCGATTCCCCTCGGCCCGCGAATCCTGCGCGCGGACACGGCGGCGGTTGCCGCGATGGCGGTGATCCAGGCGACGATCGGAGATTGGCGCTGA